The proteins below are encoded in one region of Helianthus annuus cultivar XRQ/B chromosome 2, HanXRQr2.0-SUNRISE, whole genome shotgun sequence:
- the LOC110894824 gene encoding probable DNA-directed RNA polymerase subunit delta produces the protein MEQNQKLLKKVAALERRVEAQEKQIQELNRRTTDLKVEALKGREVQGLIMRDARVDHERLNSHAERLGMMNWRVHQLEEARFAPEPEPAPVPAPPEPEAEESDEEPEEEDEEQEEEEEEPEEVPDNDGDDDDGSDLGDGDVDD, from the coding sequence atggagcaaaatcagaaattactGAAAAAGGTTGCTGCCCTAGAAAGGCGAGTAGAAGCTCAGGAGAAGCAGATACAGGAACTTAATAGGAGAACTACTGATTTAAAGGTAGAAGCCCTAAAAGGGCGCGAGGTACAAGGTCTGATAATGAGAGACGCTCGAGTGGatcatgaaaggcttaactcgcaTGCTGAAAGGCTTGGTATGATGAATTGGAGGGTCCATCAGTTGGAAGAAGCCCGTTTCGCACCTGAACCCGAGCCAGCCCCAGTCCCGGCACCTCCCGAGCCAGAGGCGGAAGAGTCTGATGAAGAGCCCGAAGAGGAGGATGAAGAgcaggaagaggaggaagaagagccgGAGGAGGTCCCGGATAATGAcggagacgatgatgatggtagtgacctcggTGATGGAGACGTGGACGACTGA